The sequence ATTTTCCTCACCAACACGAACCTTAAGTTGTTTAATTGTTAATTCTCGTTATTTTTTTATGTAACTTTGCTTAACAATTAACCGCTTTTCTCTGAGTCATAAACTCATTTAAAGCGAACGGTTCGCACCAATCCAATACCAATACGCGCCCCTCGTCGATAGTCTGGGTGTACTCCCAACCTACCTCCATTCCAAAGTCCTGGTTGCGCCTCGTAGATCCTGACAACTCCGACAACTTTATCATCGTCATTAACTGCAATAATCGGATAAGCAATTGAATCATGTTCATCACGATCGCTTGTTTTAAAAATTCTTTGTTCCTGGCTGAATATTTGCTGTCTTAGCAAGAAATATGCTTCTAATTCGGCGGGAGACAATGCTAGTTTAAATTGATAGGTTTGTTTCATTTGGTATACGATAAATACAGATTGAACTCTAAGGGCGATTCGCCCTTAGAGACAATTATTTTCAAATGTAGATAACGCCGAACAAGCCCCACATTTAGCGCAACCTGCTTTAATATCTTGAGAAAACATAGCTATGCTATTTAACATTGCACCGACTTGTTCGTAGATAGCATACATAAACTCACTGCTGGGTGGCTGATGATTTGCTAAAGGCGTACCTGTAATCGGAACAAAGGGAACAACAAAAGGATAAACACCTACGAGGAAAAAGAAGCAGATAAACTAGCTCGTAATTGGTTGATAGAGGAAGAAGTATTAAATTTTTTTATTAACCAAACAAAACCAAAATTTTTTAAGAAAGCGATAATTAATTTTGCTTAATCACAAGACAGACACCCAGGTATTATTCTTGGTCGTCTTCAGCATGAGGGTTTAGTTCCATTCATAATGGTTTTTCCCGCCCCAGGATCGTCTACCAATAAGAAGCGCAGGGGTTGACGAGGTAACATATCCCCCTAGACTGCCATAATCTGGTATTGAACCTAAAGAGTATAGAAAGAATAATAGCGATCGCCTGCAAAAGTTTGAATGATTAAATTTCTTTCTTCTCTCTCGGTGAATCCTTACAGTAAAATGTATTTGTCTATATTGTGTAAATGCCGGGAGGCAGACTTGAACTGCCGACACGATGATTTTCAGTCCTCAAACAAATCTTTTAGCATCAGTATTTATAGCGTTTTTTAAATACAATTACTCCCAATTTACACCCAAAACTCTTATTTAATTCGGAGAGTTCTTAAAGTCATAGATTCATGACTATTATTTTCAATTCATAGTGAATTTGAATGTGTGTATGACTTTCACTACCCCAAAGTGACAGAATAACACTTGAAAAGCTTATAAGATAGAGTTCTTGGTTATTGAAAATTATATTGCCTACCTATTTTCTGCTATTTTAGGTTTTGTTAATCTAAAATCATTACTATGATTTTTTACTTTCAAAGTGCATTGCTCGATCAATATTTGCTATGGCATCAGAAATAATTTCTGCCGATTGTTTTATTTCTTCTTCAGTAGTAAATTTACCCAATCTTATTCTGAGCGAGCCTTCGATTAACTCTTCAGATAGATTCATTGCTCTTAATACATGAGAAGGTGCTGCGACTCCAGAAGAACAAGCCGAACCAGTAAAAATAGCCAAGTGATCGCGGATTCTAGCAATAATGGCACTATTGGGAATCCCTGGAATGGAAACATAAAGATTTCCAGCTAATTTAGAGGTTAGATCGCCGTTGACTACTAGATTTGATATTTCGTCTTGTAACATTATTGTAATTTGTCTCGTAATAGAGCGATCGCTTTTTCATCTTCTAGCATCTCTAACTGTTTTAACCGACAGGCTTCACCCAAACCAACAATACCAGTCACATTAAGCGTTCGTGATCGCATTCCTTTTTGATGGTTCTGCCGCAAAAAACTTGAAACGCGTTCGTAGTATGTTAAGCCTACAAACAATAAATAGGACAAATCAACTTAAAGCAGCCATAAAGAGTGGAAACATTTTCACGGAGAAATTATTTTACTCTGCGTCAGATGGTATCTAAAGTATGCTTTAAGTTACAGAAATCTTGAAGAGATAATGATGGAAAGAGGATTGTCTGTAGACCATACTACTATTTATAGATGGGTAATGATTTATGCACCTCAAATAGAAGAGAAAGCTCGAAAACATCTAAAGTTAACTAATGATTCTTGGCGAGTAGATAGACATATATTAAAATTAAAGTAAAGTGGAAATATTTGTATCGTGCAGTTGATAGTAATCGTAAGACTTTAGAGTTTATGTTGAGTGCCAAGAGAGATAAAAAAACAGCCTATAGGTTTTTAAAAAAAGCTCTAAAAGCTACACATAATAAACAGCCTAGAGTAATCAACATGGCGATTATAGATGCGGAAGCAAGTTCCGCCTGTCTCGCCATCAATGTCGATAAAAATCCTGCTTATCCTGCTGCTATTAAAGAATTAAAAGAAGAAGAGCTATTGTCAGAGGACTGTGAATTAAGACAGAAAAAATATCTGAATAATATAGTAGAGCAAGACGATAGGTTTCCCAAAAAGTTAGCGAAATATAAATCATGTTTCCAGTATTTTTATAGAGCATGGCGAACATTGAGAGGCTATGAAATTAAGGACGCTTCGGTCGGAGGTTGCCTCCGAATCGGAACGCATTCCCTTGCGACTTACGCCGTCCTAAAGGAAGACGCGAAGCGCGACACGAAGTTAGTCCGTGCATGATAAGCTTCGAGACCGAAGGGAATCCTTTAGGGCAAATGCTTACTTCATACCGCTCCGCACTTGTCCTTACCGCAATGAGGATAACGCGGGGTCGTTCCTCCATTTTAGCCGTCCGTATGAATGCAATTCGTAAAGGTCAAATTGAAAATATCATGAAAAGTGATGTATTAGTACAAAGGAATTTTATTCATTCTCTCTTTGGAATTACGGTCTAAAAAATTAGTTGTTTACAGAGTTTTTCTGTCCATTGAAATTTTTTGCAACAGAACCAAATAAAGTTTTTACTAAATTGTACATTTGGTCACAATATTGCTACCTTATAGCAAATATTAATTAAGATGAGAGATCTCGAACTCAAAACCCCATAATTAAGCTCATGGTTAATTCAATCAAGAAAATTAATAGCACAGAAGAGTTAGATGTTTCCTGTTGGGTTAAAACTCGTAACTCTCTTGCTGGCAAATCAACTATTTTGTTATGGGAAGGTTCTGTTTACGCTTTTGTTCCTAATGAAAAGAAAAAACACCTGTTTAAAATTGTGGGCATGAGTGTTAGTCGCTGCCTGCAAAATGCTGATAATAGTTGGGATTTCACTTCTCGTGAATTAACCTACTATCTCGATCCTCATACAGAAGAGGTAGTTCATCAGTGGCATAATCCTTGGATAAGAGAAACAGTGCCTGTTGTTCATGTTGCCAATCATCAAGTTCAAGGTTTATTTGAAGGCAATTTGCCTGCTCAAGTTAATGGGGAGACTACGACCTTTGTCTTCGATATATTTAGTGACTATCCTAATCCTTTAGGGGGAGATCCTAGATTTATTGAATATAGTCCTCAGAATACTTATCAAGCGACGGAATTATTTAAGCTAACTGTACCTACAGCAGAACTTCACGATCGCAATATTTCTGAAGTATCTCAAGTAATTCTGAGTTGGGATCGGATTGGTCCTTGGCTACCTTGGATGAAAATGGGTAATAAGCCTGGGCAACTAATCTATAGCGCCCATGGTTGTAAAATAAATGGTTTTAACGAATTACCCAAGTGGCTACAAGCAGAAATCAACCACCGTGTCCCATTGTATAAAGATGCTGCTGACCAGAAATTAGACGCAGAAAATATTACTTCTTGGAAATATTTTAAGCAACATTTTGCTGATTATTTAGCTGGGGCAAGATTTCCTTTACCAACTCCCTAAAAATTTCAATTATTAAATATTGTCAGGGAGTTCCTAAAGCCTTGTCCCACTCCAACTGATGCGCTAAACCATATTTAACAAAATCTTCTGGTTTAGCGCGATCGCTTTTGCCAAATACCCCCAAACTATAGGGATTTTCTTGCATTCTTTGGGAAATTAATTCTGTTTCAAATTTGATGACTTCCTCTGTTGGTTTATCGGGTTTAAAAAAGTCAACAATCAAGACCGTTCGATCAAAGTCAGTATAGTTATGGGGACAATGGGGATAACTATGATCGAGAATCATAAATTCTCCCTGGTGCCAATATAGCTTATCGTGACAGATTTTCATGGCCACATCTCCCTGAGGCACAATTAATCCTAAATAACCTCGATTCATGTGGGGATTATAGTTGACGTGGAGCTTAATATCTAAACCTGGATGAAATGTACCAAAATAAACGTTCCTAATTACATTATCATTGCTTTGGTTCACTTCGGTGATCGCTTTGCCTAAAGTCGGAAAATATTTGGCTCGTAATGCCAGTACCTCTGCAACTGTCTGGTCTGTATCGCGATCGGGATAAGTTATTTGATACTCTTGAATATATTTTTCAATGAATTTGCCCTGAAATAAGACCCCAAAGGCACTATATTTCTTGACACCTTTGGTTTTGATTGTTTTAGTTTTCGGACCCATAACATTCTCTGCCAGAGCTAATTCTGATGGAGATGCCTGTTCCATGAAGCAGCTAAACTCATCCCGAATTTCCTGCCAGCAATCTTGAAAACTCTTGAGAAAGGAAAATTGTTGAGGGTCTAGATTATACTCAGTATAAGTTTCCATCGTCTTTTCCCCAAAAGTGCCAGCTAAAGTATAAACAACATTTTGATTTACATCATAACCAACAGCTAGTTACTTCTCCATCTTAAGTCAGCTTTACTAGTAAATGCTTGGATTCAAGCTAAATTTAAAACAGAGCTAGCAAAAGAGGTTATTGTGTCTGAAACTCCTGTTCTGGACAAAATTATCAAAAACGTCCGTGTGGTTCGTCCCAATCAGCAATCTATTGAAACCCTCGATCTAGGGATTAAGGATGGTAAATTTGCCCAAATTGCCCCAAAAATAAACTCAAATCGCTCAATAAAAGTCTTTGATGCTCAAGATCGACTAGGATTCCCAGGCTTGATTGATGCCCATATGCACATCGGTATTTATCAACCCCTAGAGCAGGATGCTGTCACTGAAAGTAAAGCAGCGGCAATGGGAGGGGTGACTACTAGCCTCAATTATATTCGTACAGGTCAGTATTACCTGAATAAAGGCGGCTCTTATCAAGATTTTTTCCCCGAGGTACTGGCACTATCAGAAGGCAATTTTTACGTAGATTACGGCTATCATATCGCGCCGATCGCTTCTGGGCATATTGAAGAGATGGAGTATCTCTTTGAGGAACAAGGGGTAACGTCATTTAAAATCTTTATGTTTTACGGTGGTTATGGGTTACATGGTCTATCCGACCAACAAAATCTCTTCTTGATGATCAATAAGGAAGAACGATATGACTTTGCCCATTTTGAATTTATTATGCGCGGTCTGACCCAACTAAGGGAACGTCATCCTGAAGCCAGTGATTATCTTAGTCTGAGCCTACATTGCGAAGTTGCTGAGATCCTCAATGCCTACACCAAAATTGTCCAGGGCGATCGCAGTCTAACTGGTCTAAAAGCCTACAGTGCCGCCCGTCCGCCTCATTCCGAAGGATTAGCCATTTGTATCGCTTCCTATCTGGCACACGAAACCAACTGTGTGAATATTAATCTGCTGCATTTGAGTTCTCGTAAAGCAGTCGAAGCAGCCCTAACTATGCAAGCAGCATTTCCTCAGATTAATTTCAGGCGAGAAGTAACGGTGGGACATCTGATGCTGGATGTAGATGCGCCAACGGGCAAATGGGCAAAGGTCAACCCACCCATTCGTCCTCGCGAGGATGTGGAATATTTATGGGAACAGGTTTTAAACCGAAATATTGATTGGATTGTCAGTGACCATGCCTGTTGTTCATCTGCCAAGAAAGCCAGTCTCAAAGACCCCGATAATATCTGGTTGGCAAAATCTGGTTTTGGTGGTACGGAATATCTGCTTTCAAGCATCTTTAGTGAAGGTAGTAAGCGCGGGATGTCCTATAACCACATGGCTGAGTTACTTTGTTGGAATCCATCCCAGCGTTTTGGCTTGCGGGAAAAAGGAGATATTGCTGTAGGTTATGATGCGGACTTAGTTCTGCTCGATCCAAATGAAACTTTTGTCGTCCGTGCTGCTGAATCAGAATCTCAACAAGGTTATACACCCTTTGAGGGGATAGAGTTGAATGGAAGGGTCAAAAGTACATTCCTGCGGGGTAATCTGATTTATGACCAAGGACAAGTTATTGGTTCTCCTTGTGGGCAGTATTTAAAAAGACCTTATGGAATCTCCCCATCATAAAACTACCAAGACTTTTGCTATTTTGGACTTTAATTCTAAGTGCCGATCAAAGTCCAAAAATAACCATCAGGAGCGATAAAGGAAAAACTCTCTTCTCCAAACTCATTAGGGATTATGTCCGTAACTTGTGATGCGTTACTGCTTTTAACACGGTTAAAATACTCCTTGATTCCTCGGACACGATAGGTATAGAGAGACATCCCCAAAGCTCCAGGTTGCGCCTGGGCCAAGCTACTTTCTAACTTCATCTCTTCAGGAAAGCGAATAATATACATTCTGCCAGATCGGGCTAGTTTCCAGTCTGAAGCAGAAGATCGTGGATCGTCAAAAGAGGTTACCCAAAATCTCTCCCCTGGTTGTAGGTCAAAAATCGGTCTTCCACTTGGGGCATTTTCATAGGTACTTTCTACATCATCCTGGGTACGGAGTAGTCCTAGAACTTCTTCGTAAAACCTAAGGGTTTCTTTGCTATCATCCTGAACCACCATACCCATGTGGGTAACTTGGCTGGTTTGAAAAGTTGCATTCGGGTCGATCGCACCATAATTGGCAACAGTATAATTGAAGCGTTGAAAGAAAACCTGCCTCGTTAATGGTTGCAAGAGCATCATTTCCCTTACTCCCACCAGAGTATCGACAAAGGGACGACCCTTCTCTGTTTGATAGATCACAGTCCATTGAGGATTGATGTACTTGATAGGTAAACCATCTTTCTCTGCTTTCTCTGCATGGTTAAGGATATTCAACACATCAGCGGTTAAACTAGTCGCCCAACGGTTGCCTTTAATTTTCATTGGTGTTAGCTGCAATCCTTCATTAGTCGGATTTTCCCACATCATTAGACGAATCAAACCGTGGTCGGCATTCTGATGATAGAGTCTCACAGAGTGTAAAGCAGAATTTACTCCATATAAATCTTGTGCTACTGAGGTGGATAATTCTCCCTCCTGTTCAATTCGATAACCGAATTGTGACCAATATTGAATCATCGGTTTGGGATCGCTCACACCAATACAGACTTCATAGATACCTTCTATCTGATTAGTATTAATCTGATTCATCGCGATCGCTTATTTTAAAGGAGTAGGATTATTTATCAGTCTAGAGCAATCGGGCGATCGACCAATAGTCAAACTGTAAAAGGTTCTATAATTCCAGCATTGAGATACAGCTTTAGGACTACCCTTTTTCTTTCAAAACACAGTCAATGTATCATCTTGTTAGACAGCATTATTAACTCTTGAAAAACTGTATATTAACCCCATTAGGAGCTTCAACCAGGATCGCCCTAGCCCTTTCCCGATCGCAGCTAGATATTTCAACTGGTTTAGATAATATCTTGATATTGTTATCTTGTAACTTTTGGATCAAAGCGGATAGATCATCTACGGCAAAGGCGATCGCAAATAATCCGAGATGGGGAGGCCCCGCGCCATCAGCTAGGGATTTCCCCTTAACCGAACATTGAATAAACTCCAATGCCGCATTTTTACTTCCCGTTTGATTGATGAATGCCATTCTCGATTCAGTACCTTCTGGTAAATTGAGAATATTATCAATCATGCCTGTTGGTAATACTTGGTCGAAGACAATGTTTAGTCCCAGAATATCCACATAGAACTTAGTTACCTCTTCGATATTTTCCACCACTTGAGAGGTATCCAGCATAATGCCAAAATCACCTTTAAATTCTGGTATTGGTTCGCTTACCCGTTCGATCAAGGCAATAGCAGTGTCGTTAGGCGCAATCATAATCGCTTCCTTGACGGTGACGGGAACCCAACTGGGGGTATAGGTAATGGGAGGACAAATAAATTGATAACCTTTTTGCTTCAGGCTTTCATAAGCAGCATCAACGTTTTTAGCTCGAAAGGCGATGGTAAATAAACCGTAGTCCGTTGTATTGCCTCCAGAACGAATAAATTTATCAGATTGGGGCTTGAATTCAATTAACTCTAGTAAGGTTGTCTGTTCGTCATTCTTAAGACAGACTGCTTGACCAGTTGTTTCTGGCGGTAAGTTCCAAAGCTGCTCAATGGTATTAGGGTCTAGAGAATATTCCCCGACTACAGACATCTGGAAAATATCCCGATAAAATTTCACCGATTCATTCAGATCGCTTAAGCTAATGAGAATTCGAGCAATTCCATTTTTAATCATCTTTTTAACCTCAATAGAAGAATTTCAGCGATACTTAATTCGACAGAGGGCTTATGCCATAAGCCCCTACATGCCACACGCCCATACAAGCCATAAACTCCTGATAATTCCTGGTATTAAAATTTGACGACGACTTTGCCACAATTTTGCCCTCCCAGCAGGTAATCTACAGCAGCAGGGATAGATTCAATGCCTTTGAAATTGGTAGTATCTACTGCAACTTTGATTTGACCTGTATGGAAAAGATTGAACAAGCGATCGCGAGCTTCAGGCATATATTCTTGATACATGGACATCAGAAACCCTCTAACTGATGCAGCTTTCCAAAACAGCTTATGGTACATGCGCGGTTGGGATACTGGCTCTAGATTCTTACCATATTCAGAAATAAAGCCTACGACAACTAAACGTCCCCGTACTGCTAAATTATCGACGCAGGTGTCAAACATCTGCTTGCCAATACACTCAAACACTAAATCTATGCCCTGAGGATATTCTTGCTGAAGGACATCAGCGACATTTTCTGAGCGATAATTAATGATGCGATCGCAACCCAATTCTTTTAATAGCTGAAACTTTGCCTCTGAACCACAAGTGCCAATCACATGATTCCCTGCGAGTTTTGCCAGTTGCACCGCAATATGACCCGTTCCCCCTCCCGCTGCTGTCACCATCACAGTTTCTTGACTACCCATTGCGCCTACTTGTTCTAATGCCACTAAAGCGGAGACACCAGTAGGCATCAAACTCAAGACTTCTGGGGTTGGTTCAGCAACTTTATATGCCAAAGCAGAATCGATCGCCTGATATTCGCGGTATCCTCCTCTTTGAGTAGTCAATACCGCGTCACCGACAGAAAAATCAATGACCTTGTTGCCAATAGATTCCACTATGCCCACAGCTTCTACCCCTAACGCTATCGGAGGTGTTTCTAAAAAATAGGGTATCTTACCTTTGCACAATAAAGTATCAAAACCTGCATTCACTCCAGCATAATGGTTACGAATCAAAATTTCATTGTCAGCAGGTTCGGGAATTTTCTCCTCGACTATTTCAACAGCAGAATTAAAATCCTTGCTAAAATTCTTGGCAACTAATTTCTTGTAAGTTTGGGAATTCATAAATGAGCAATACTCGTGAAGCTATTATTCCTCTATTCAAGGTATGAGGGTAAAGTAAATAAACTCTTTTTACTATTTTTTACTATTAAGATTAGCAGCAAGATCGATCTAGTTTAAATTTAAATAAGATTCATCGTACAAGAGTAGACTAGAAGCATCATGGGAGAAAACCAGGAAAATTTTCAGGCAAAATCTATCAAAGAAGATTGGGGTGGAGATGGTAGAGGGCGCATGAACCTATCGGGTAGAAGTACAGCAATCTCCCCAGATTATGTGCCTCGTCAATACCAATTTTTTAACTCCAATTCTGTTCCAGAAATTGCAGAATGGCGTATTAAGGGAATGTCATCAAATGTGCCACAAGCAACAAGGCGATTATTATCTTGGCATGAATGTGGCGCATCCACATCAAAAGTTACTTTCCCCTCCCAATTTGAGGGCCCCGCAGGGA comes from Coleofasciculaceae cyanobacterium and encodes:
- a CDS encoding VOC family protein → MIKNGIARILISLSDLNESVKFYRDIFQMSVVGEYSLDPNTIEQLWNLPPETTGQAVCLKNDEQTTLLELIEFKPQSDKFIRSGGNTTDYGLFTIAFRAKNVDAAYESLKQKGYQFICPPITYTPSWVPVTVKEAIMIAPNDTAIALIERVSEPIPEFKGDFGIMLDTSQVVENIEEVTKFYVDILGLNIVFDQVLPTGMIDNILNLPEGTESRMAFINQTGSKNAALEFIQCSVKGKSLADGAGPPHLGLFAIAFAVDDLSALIQKLQDNNIKILSKPVEISSCDRERARAILVEAPNGVNIQFFKS
- a CDS encoding zinc-binding dehydrogenase, with amino-acid sequence MNSQTYKKLVAKNFSKDFNSAVEIVEEKIPEPADNEILIRNHYAGVNAGFDTLLCKGKIPYFLETPPIALGVEAVGIVESIGNKVIDFSVGDAVLTTQRGGYREYQAIDSALAYKVAEPTPEVLSLMPTGVSALVALEQVGAMGSQETVMVTAAGGGTGHIAVQLAKLAGNHVIGTCGSEAKFQLLKELGCDRIINYRSENVADVLQQEYPQGIDLVFECIGKQMFDTCVDNLAVRGRLVVVGFISEYGKNLEPVSQPRMYHKLFWKAASVRGFLMSMYQEYMPEARDRLFNLFHTGQIKVAVDTTNFKGIESIPAAVDYLLGGQNCGKVVVKF
- a CDS encoding amidohydrolase family protein, producing MSETPVLDKIIKNVRVVRPNQQSIETLDLGIKDGKFAQIAPKINSNRSIKVFDAQDRLGFPGLIDAHMHIGIYQPLEQDAVTESKAAAMGGVTTSLNYIRTGQYYLNKGGSYQDFFPEVLALSEGNFYVDYGYHIAPIASGHIEEMEYLFEEQGVTSFKIFMFYGGYGLHGLSDQQNLFLMINKEERYDFAHFEFIMRGLTQLRERHPEASDYLSLSLHCEVAEILNAYTKIVQGDRSLTGLKAYSAARPPHSEGLAICIASYLAHETNCVNINLLHLSSRKAVEAALTMQAAFPQINFRREVTVGHLMLDVDAPTGKWAKVNPPIRPREDVEYLWEQVLNRNIDWIVSDHACCSSAKKASLKDPDNIWLAKSGFGGTEYLLSSIFSEGSKRGMSYNHMAELLCWNPSQRFGLREKGDIAVGYDADLVLLDPNETFVVRAAESESQQGYTPFEGIELNGRVKSTFLRGNLIYDQGQVIGSPCGQYLKRPYGISPS
- a CDS encoding DUF1838 domain-containing protein, producing MVNSIKKINSTEELDVSCWVKTRNSLAGKSTILLWEGSVYAFVPNEKKKHLFKIVGMSVSRCLQNADNSWDFTSRELTYYLDPHTEEVVHQWHNPWIRETVPVVHVANHQVQGLFEGNLPAQVNGETTTFVFDIFSDYPNPLGGDPRFIEYSPQNTYQATELFKLTVPTAELHDRNISEVSQVILSWDRIGPWLPWMKMGNKPGQLIYSAHGCKINGFNELPKWLQAEINHRVPLYKDAADQKLDAENITSWKYFKQHFADYLAGARFPLPTP
- a CDS encoding MSMEG_0567/Sll0786 family nitrogen starvation N-acetyltransferase: MKQTYQFKLALSPAELEAYFLLRQQIFSQEQRIFKTSDRDEHDSIAYPIIAVNDDDKVVGVVRIYEAQPGLWNGGRLGVHPDYRRGARIGIGLVRTVRFK
- a CDS encoding aspartyl/asparaginyl beta-hydroxylase domain-containing protein, coding for METYTEYNLDPQQFSFLKSFQDCWQEIRDEFSCFMEQASPSELALAENVMGPKTKTIKTKGVKKYSAFGVLFQGKFIEKYIQEYQITYPDRDTDQTVAEVLALRAKYFPTLGKAITEVNQSNDNVIRNVYFGTFHPGLDIKLHVNYNPHMNRGYLGLIVPQGDVAMKICHDKLYWHQGEFMILDHSYPHCPHNYTDFDRTVLIVDFFKPDKPTEEVIKFETELISQRMQENPYSLGVFGKSDRAKPEDFVKYGLAHQLEWDKALGTP
- a CDS encoding VOC family protein, producing MNQINTNQIEGIYEVCIGVSDPKPMIQYWSQFGYRIEQEGELSTSVAQDLYGVNSALHSVRLYHQNADHGLIRLMMWENPTNEGLQLTPMKIKGNRWATSLTADVLNILNHAEKAEKDGLPIKYINPQWTVIYQTEKGRPFVDTLVGVREMMLLQPLTRQVFFQRFNYTVANYGAIDPNATFQTSQVTHMGMVVQDDSKETLRFYEEVLGLLRTQDDVESTYENAPSGRPIFDLQPGERFWVTSFDDPRSSASDWKLARSGRMYIIRFPEEMKLESSLAQAQPGALGMSLYTYRVRGIKEYFNRVKSSNASQVTDIIPNEFGEESFSFIAPDGYFWTLIGT